TCTTGCTGGTAAAAAGCACCATGCTCTGCACGTCCTGGGCCTTGATGAGGTGTTCCAGCACGGGCAGCTTCTGGTGGTCGAAGGTCATGTAAAACTGCTGGTTGATGCCCGCGGCGGGCTTGCTCACGGCCAGCCGCACCTCATCAGGGTTTTGCAGAATCTGCTGCGAGAAGTCGCGGATTTTGCTCGGCATGGTGGCCGAAAACAGCAGCGTCTGGCGCACCTGGGGCAGCTGCCGCACAATGTTGAGGATGTCATCGGCAAAGCCCATGTCCATCATCTTATCGGCCTCATCCAGCACCAGGTATTTGAGGTCGTCGAATTTGACGTAGCCGAGCTGCATGTGGGCGATAAGGCGGCCGGGCGTAGCCACGATAATATCGGCCCCACTGGTGAGGGCGCGCTTTTGCTGCTCCCAGTTTTCGCTTTTGCCACCGCCATAAATGGCAATGGACGAAGCTTCTACGAAGTAGCCAAAGCCCGTCACCTGCTCGTCAATCTGGGTGGCTAGCTCGCGGGTAGGCACCAGCACCAGCGTAGAGGTGGTGCCGTGCTTGTCGTGCGAAATCTTATCGAGCAGCGGCACCAGGTAGGCGGCCGTCTTGCCGGTGCCGGTCTGGGCGCAGGCGATGAGGTCTTTGCCGGCGAGAATCTTGGGAATCGCCTGCTCCTGAATGGGCGTGGCGTTGAGGTAGTTCATGGCATCCACGCCGGCCAGTAGGTCGTCGTGGAGGTTGAAATCGTGGAAAGTCAAAGGTTCAGCTACTAAAGTGAAAAAAAGGAGCTGACCTTGCGTTCCTGGGCCAGCAAACCGCTTGATTTAGAACAAAGGTAAGCCGGATAAGTGCCCCGTTTGCCGCTACCTTCGCGGGTATGCCCCTCGACCGTTTTTCCACCCAAGCGGCGGCCTACGCCCGCTACCGCATTGCGTATCCGCCCGAGCTATACGTCTGGCTGCTGCCGCAGGTACCCAACCGCCTGCGCGCCTGGGACTGCGCCACCGGCAACGGCCAGGTGGCCGCGGTGCTGGCCGACTACTTCCGCGACGTGGAAGCCACCGACCTCAGCGTTAATCAATTATCCGAAGCTGCTGAGCGCCCCAATATTCACTACCAGGTGGCCACGGCTGAACATACGCCCTTCCCCGACGACTACTTCGACCTTATCACCGTGGGCCAGGCCGTGCATTGGTTCGACCTGGCAGCCTACCACGCCGAAGTGCGGCGTGTGGCCGGCCCCGGCACCGTGCTGGCCGAGTGGGGCTACCAGTTTTGCCACACCGACCAGCCGGCCCTCAACCAAGTGCTCAACCAGTTTCACGACGAAACGGCGGCTCCTTATTGGGATGCCAACCGCCGCCACGTGGAAAACGAGTACGCGGAGCTGCCCTTCCCGTTTGCGCGGGTGCGGCGGGCCCACTTCACGGTAACCAAGTACTGGCAGTTGGCCGATATGCTGGGCTACCTGCGCTCGTGGTCGGCCACAGCCAACTACGCCCGGCAACACGACGGGGCCGATATGGTGGCGCTGGTGGCCGACGAGCTGGCGCAGCTGTGGGGGGTAGGGGAGCGGGAAGTGATTTTCCCCATATTTGCGCGGGCCGGGATAGTGTAGCCGTAACGAACCGGCCGCGCTCGGCGATATATCCGGCTGCTACCAAACTTAATTGCCAAATGTCTGATAGTCTTCCCTTTGCTGGCTTGCGGGTATTGGAACTGGCCGCCGTGCTGGCCGGCCCACAGGTAGGCCAGTTTTTTGCTGAGTTGGGGGCCGATGTGTTGAAAATAGAGCCGCCGGCCGGCGATGTCACCCGCACCTGGCGCACGCCCAGCGATGACCCCGAGAGTAGCGTATCGGCCTATTTCGCGGCTTCTAATTGGGGTAAGGAATCATTAACGCTCGACCTGCGGCAGCCCGCCGCCCAGGCCGGGCTGCGCCAGTTGGCCCTGGCGGCTGACGTGCTATTGGTGAGCTACAAGTCCGGCGATGCTGAAAAATTCGGGCTGACTTACGCCGCGCTGGCGGCGGCCAATCCGCGCCTTATTTACGCCCACCTCACGGGCTACGGGCCGGCCAGCCCGCGCGTGGGCTACGATGCTGTGCTGCAAGCCGAAACCGGCTTCATGCACCTCAACGCCGCCTGCCCCGCCGACCCGCCCCAGAAAATGCCGGTGGCCCTCATCGACCTACTGGCCGCGCATCAACTCAAGGAAGGCATCCTCACAGCGCTTTACCAGCGCGAGAAAACCGGCCGAGGCGCACTTATCGAAGTGAGCCTGCTCGATAGCGCGCTGGCTTCGCTGGCCAACCAGGGTAGTACTTGGCTCACCACCGGCCACGACCCGGTGCCGCTGGGCTCGGGCCACCCCGGCATCGTGCCCTACGGCACCGTGTACCGCGCCGCCGACGGCCAGCGGCTGATACTGGCTGTGGGCACCGACGCGCAGTTTCAGCAGTTGTGTATGGTGCTGATGCGCCCGCACTGGGCCGCTGAGGCGCGCTTTGCCACCAATCCGGCGCGGGTGCGCCATCGCGCCGCCCTCGAAGAATTGCTATTGGTGCGCATCGCGGAGCTGAACGGCTGGGCGCTGCTGCACGAGCTAACCCGCCTGGGCGTGCCAGCCGGGGCCGTGCGCTCGGTGGGCGAAGCCCTGAGCCAGGAGGCCGCCCAGGCGATGCTGCTGCCGCCCGTGCCGCCGGAGTTTCCTTACCCCGGCCTGCGCACGGTAGCGTTTCGCAGTTCGGCGTGGCCGGTGGTGCAGGCGCTGAGCCCACCGCCCGAGAAGAACTAAAAATTAAGAATTGCCAATGAGCAACTAGTTCTTGAGTGAGCTAACTCGCCCGCGCGCTGGCCCTAAATGGCCAGCCCGTTACCCCTCGTCTCTACCCCAGATAAGCCATATCCTCGGCGCTCAATTGAATGTCGGCGGCGGCCAAATTTTCGCGCAGGTGCGCCAGTGATGAGGTGCCCGGTATGGGCAATAGCACCGGCGACTTATGTAGCAGCCACGCGATGTTGAGCTGGGCCACCGTCACGCCTTTTTGCCGGGCCAGCTCGGCCAGCTTGTCGTTGGCGTTGGGTAAGCCGTGGACCAGCGAGAAGAAAGGGATGAACGGAATGCCGTGCTGCTCGCACAGGGGCAGCACTTCGCCGCTCCTGGTTTCGCGGTGGCCTTCGTGCAAGGTGGTGCGCTGCGCGTAGCCATACATGTTTTCCACGCTGGCTACCTGGCCCAGTTGCAGAGCAGCTTCCAGTTCCGCCGGCGTCACGTTGCTCACGCCCACGTGCTGGATTTTACCCTCGCGCTGCAACTCGTACATGGCCCCCATTGACTCGGCAAAGGGCACTTCGCCGTGGGGCATCACCCGAAAATGGACCAATTGAATCTGCTCCTGCCGGAGGGTGCGCAGGTTATTTTCAATGCTGATGCGCAGCTCTTCGGGTCGGGCAAATAGTACCAGGCTTTTATCAGGCTGGCGAGCGCCGCCCACTTTCGTGCAGATTACTAGGTCTTTGGGGTAGGGATAGAGGGCCTCGGCAATCAGCCGGTTGGTCACGTCCAGACCGTAGAAATCGGCGGTATCCAGAAAATTGACACCGTCGGCTACGGCGGCGTGCAGAATCTTCAGCGCCTGCGGCCGGTCGGCGGGCTCGCCCCACACGCCGGGACCTGTAAGGCGCATAGCGCCGAAGCCCAGGCGATTGACGGTGAGCGGCGCAGCTGAGTGGGGCGCGATGGTGAGGGTAGGGGACATGCTAGTTAAATCAAAGATGCTGTGTTACTTGAACAACCCAAAGGTCCCCCGACCCGCAACGGCATCCTAACAGGATTCAAACAAAAAGATAGGAAATTTAAACCGCGGGCGGCGGCGCGGTAGCTTCGTGGTCTTGACTGAGCAAGGCACGCAGGGCCGACGGGGTGGTGCCGGTTTGCTTCTTGAAGAAGTTGTTGAAGTAGGTCGGGTACTCGAAGCCCAGCCCGTAAGCGATTTTGGCGGTGCTCCAGTTCGTGTGCTGAAGCAGGGCCTTGGCCTCGCGCGTGATACGTTCCGCGATGTGCACGGATGTGGTTTTGCCGGTAAGCTCGCGCAGGGCCCGGTTCAGGTGGTTGACGTGCACCGAAAGGCAACGGGCAAAATCGCCGGGGGTGCGCAACTTGAGCCGGTGGGCGGGCGAGTCAATCGGAAATTGTCGTTCCAGCAGCGCCTGAAACAGTGCCGCAATGCGACTGGCGGCGTTCGGATGCTGGTAGTAGGCCGCCCACGGCTGTAGCTTCAGGGTCTTGTGAAAAACCAGGTTTAAATAATTACGCACTACCTCCTGCTTGTAGGGGTAGCCCGAGTTCAGCTCCTAGAGCATTTTGCCGAAGAGGTAATGCAAGTCGACGTACGGCCCTTCGTTCAAGCAATAAACCGGGTCGCCGCCGAGCTGGAACAGCGGCGACTCTTGCAGGCTGGCGGCGCGGTCGTTGAGGATGAGAAATTCCTCCGTAAACAAGCACAGGTAACCGCCTTGCTCTTCCGAAATGCCTTCCTAGGAATAAGGAACCAGCGGATTGGAAAACACCAGCGCGGGCTGGTCAATCAGCACGCTCCGGTTGGCGTAGTGGTAGCGGCTGCTGCCGGTAAATAAGGAAATTTTGTAATAGTCGCGCCGGCCATATAGTGATGTATGAGTGCGGAACTGTTCGCGGGCATACACCTTGAATTGACCCGCCGAAGCGATAGCTGGCAAGTGGCTGGCGAAAACATCCGTACTACGCGGGACTAGTGACACGGTAGGAATCAAACTAAAGGCGTGTGGGTGGTAACCAAAGAAGAACTTTTTAGTTACCGCCCACACGCCCTAATTATTCATTTACTCGTCGCCGCGGCCAGCGGGTAGGCCGGGAGGCGGCGTGCCCTGGGCTGCATGTGCTGTTGGGATACCCATCTTTTCCTCGCGCTTCTGCTGGTACTTAATAAACTGGGCCGGGTTGAGCACGTCTTTCAGGCGCTCTAGGCGACTGAGACCCACGGCCTCCATGTAGTCGCGTAGCTTGGCGGGGTCCTGCTGGTAGCGGGCACGGGCGTGTTCCACGCTGCGCACCGCGCCTTCGTTGATGGCCCGAACTTTCTCAACCTGCGCCGGGGTTAGGCCTAGCGCCTGCGTCATGCTGGTGGTGAGGGCCTCTACGCGGTCCGCCACCGGGTTAGCGCGGGGCGAAACAGGCTCCGTCGTTTTTACCACGGCCGAGGCTACCTGGGCCATTGCCGGCGCGACGGCCACAGAAATAATGGCTGCCACAAGCAGAATTACCGAACGCATAAGCTAAAGGAATAGGTGGACAACAATAGTCGCGCTGCTAACCAGCGCAGGCCCCCGAACGTGGCTCTAGCCAATTTAGTGCCGCTTTGGGGTGCAAAAATAAAAAAGCCGCTGGTAAGCAGCGGCTTTTTTAATCAGAAAATGAGAACCTGCTACTTAATGGTGTAGTAGGCTTTGGCCAGGTTGGTGGTGTCGGTCGCAGCGAAAAGCACCACCGTATACGTGCCGGGCGTGGCGACTACCAGGTTATCGCCGCCCGGTGCCAGGGGCACGTTCGGGCCTTTGCCGCCCAGGTTAGTAGCCCATTCCTTACCGAAGCGAAATTTGAACTGGTCCGCCTTCAGCGGCCCCGTGTACGTGTAAGTTTGGGCAGCGCAATCATAAGTCATCGTAAAATCAATGGCACCACCCGGCCAGCCCGGCCCCGCCGGCCCCACGATGCCCCACGCTTTAGCTGGCTGTTGGCAGGCGGGGTACGGAGTCACAGTTAGTGGTAGGGAGGCTGTGTAAAGTGGCTGGTTACTGGCGTATGCCGATTGCAGGCGCACTTCTAGGTCGGTAGTTACATTAGGCGCGATGCCCGCTGCCAGTATCGCTGCGTCAAAATCAGCGACATTCAAGGTCGTATTCGGTCCTGCGCCAGCTGAGATATTGAAGGGCGCGGCAAAATTGCTGCCTTTCTTGGCAAATTGCAGCATATAAGTTACTGCTG
The genomic region above belongs to Hymenobacter psoromatis and contains:
- a CDS encoding helix-turn-helix domain-containing protein translates to MRNYLNLVFHKTLKLQPWAAYYQHPNAASRIAALFQALLERQFPIDSPAHRLKLRTPGDFARCLSVHVNHLNRALRELTGKTTSVHIAERITREAKALLQHTNWSTAKIAYGLGFEYPTYFNNFFKKQTGTTPSALRALLSQDHEATAPPPAV
- a CDS encoding SusE domain-containing protein, with protein sequence MQSWFIKTTVGAGTLALLALAACKKDEVRATLTPASTPTLTASTSAVVLSSANAAQGAVIFTWTPISGFNWTNVEHPYDPAVTYMLQFAKKGSNFAAPFNISAGAGPNTTLNVADFDAAILAAGIAPNVTTDLEVRLQSAYASNQPLYTASLPLTVTPYPACQQPAKAWGIVGPAGPGWPGGAIDFTMTYDCAAQTYTYTGPLKADQFKFRFGKEWATNLGGKGPNVPLAPGGDNLVVATPGTYTVVLFAATDTTNLAKAYYTIK
- a CDS encoding aldo/keto reductase: MSPTLTIAPHSAAPLTVNRLGFGAMRLTGPGVWGEPADRPQALKILHAAVADGVNFLDTADFYGLDVTNRLIAEALYPYPKDLVICTKVGGARQPDKSLVLFARPEELRISIENNLRTLRQEQIQLVHFRVMPHGEVPFAESMGAMYELQREGKIQHVGVSNVTPAELEAALQLGQVASVENMYGYAQRTTLHEGHRETRSGEVLPLCEQHGIPFIPFFSLVHGLPNANDKLAELARQKGVTVAQLNIAWLLHKSPVLLPIPGTSSLAHLRENLAAADIQLSAEDMAYLG
- a CDS encoding class I SAM-dependent methyltransferase, which encodes MPLDRFSTQAAAYARYRIAYPPELYVWLLPQVPNRLRAWDCATGNGQVAAVLADYFRDVEATDLSVNQLSEAAERPNIHYQVATAEHTPFPDDYFDLITVGQAVHWFDLAAYHAEVRRVAGPGTVLAEWGYQFCHTDQPALNQVLNQFHDETAAPYWDANRRHVENEYAELPFPFARVRRAHFTVTKYWQLADMLGYLRSWSATANYARQHDGADMVALVADELAQLWGVGEREVIFPIFARAGIV
- a CDS encoding CaiB/BaiF CoA transferase family protein; protein product: MSDSLPFAGLRVLELAAVLAGPQVGQFFAELGADVLKIEPPAGDVTRTWRTPSDDPESSVSAYFAASNWGKESLTLDLRQPAAQAGLRQLALAADVLLVSYKSGDAEKFGLTYAALAAANPRLIYAHLTGYGPASPRVGYDAVLQAETGFMHLNAACPADPPQKMPVALIDLLAAHQLKEGILTALYQREKTGRGALIEVSLLDSALASLANQGSTWLTTGHDPVPLGSGHPGIVPYGTVYRAADGQRLILAVGTDAQFQQLCMVLMRPHWAAEARFATNPARVRHRAALEELLLVRIAELNGWALLHELTRLGVPAGAVRSVGEALSQEAAQAMLLPPVPPEFPYPGLRTVAFRSSAWPVVQALSPPPEKN